One Paraburkholderia agricolaris DNA segment encodes these proteins:
- a CDS encoding dipeptidase has protein sequence MQIDWPGIQSGKADTLHGTRVDISGWMIPLDPQADTVDYFLLSADEPCCGGCVPRNPLTSIEVQMAVPLAPQADALALRGRLMRLVDDPAGWRYRLVDALPVERPAAPPRRFSRRAFLASGAALGLTACAPGPFAGYTEAHAETTPATQQAQTPPPAQAAQSDAAPAWQVPPGALTIDMHSHAGRVTVSRDPAIGANRPFLPLAAPMRAGGMNVICLAIVTDTTVTRVADNRKRFEAWREPQPGELYALGQAEFQRAHQLIERQQLRVVTDTASLSAQGPLGPCAIISAEGADFLEGQVDRVDEAYTKHQLRHLQLTHYRVNELGDIQTEPPVHGGLTDTGVQVIRRCNALGIVVDVAHGTYDLVKRAADTSTKPLVLSHSALATHPGARSRLITPDHARVIAGTGGVIGVWPSSGTFHDLHAMAEGVRRMADVVGVEHVGLGTDMLGFISPPVFTSYRQLPDLASALLLAGFSQAEVGAILGGNYRRVFEVSVG, from the coding sequence ATGCAGATCGACTGGCCGGGCATCCAAAGTGGAAAAGCCGATACCTTGCACGGCACGCGTGTCGACATATCGGGCTGGATGATTCCACTGGACCCGCAAGCGGACACGGTTGATTACTTCCTGCTGAGCGCCGACGAACCGTGTTGCGGGGGCTGCGTGCCACGCAATCCGTTGACATCGATCGAAGTGCAGATGGCCGTGCCACTCGCGCCGCAAGCCGACGCGCTGGCGCTGCGTGGCCGCCTGATGCGTCTGGTCGACGATCCTGCGGGTTGGCGCTATCGCCTGGTCGATGCGTTGCCGGTTGAGCGTCCGGCAGCGCCACCGCGTCGATTTAGTCGACGCGCGTTTCTGGCATCGGGTGCGGCGCTGGGGTTGACCGCTTGTGCGCCCGGGCCCTTTGCCGGTTATACGGAAGCGCACGCCGAAACGACACCGGCAACACAACAGGCGCAGACACCGCCACCGGCGCAAGCCGCGCAATCCGACGCCGCTCCAGCATGGCAGGTACCTCCCGGCGCGCTCACTATCGACATGCACAGCCACGCCGGCCGTGTGACCGTCTCGCGCGATCCGGCGATCGGTGCGAACCGCCCATTCCTCCCGTTGGCCGCGCCGATGCGCGCCGGCGGCATGAACGTCATCTGCCTTGCAATCGTCACCGATACGACGGTCACGCGCGTAGCGGACAACCGCAAGCGTTTCGAGGCGTGGCGCGAGCCTCAGCCAGGCGAACTCTATGCGCTCGGCCAGGCCGAATTCCAGCGTGCGCATCAATTGATCGAACGCCAGCAATTGCGGGTGGTGACCGACACTGCATCGCTATCTGCCCAAGGTCCGCTCGGCCCCTGCGCGATCATCTCGGCCGAAGGCGCGGACTTTCTCGAAGGCCAGGTGGATCGTGTCGACGAGGCGTACACGAAGCATCAGCTACGGCATCTGCAACTGACGCACTATCGCGTGAATGAACTGGGTGATATCCAGACCGAGCCTCCGGTGCATGGTGGCTTGACGGATACCGGCGTCCAGGTGATACGGCGTTGCAACGCGTTGGGGATCGTGGTCGACGTTGCACACGGCACCTACGATCTGGTGAAGCGCGCGGCGGATACATCGACCAAACCGCTGGTGCTGTCGCATTCGGCCCTGGCCACGCACCCGGGTGCGCGAAGCCGGCTTATCACGCCCGACCATGCGCGAGTAATCGCCGGCACGGGTGGCGTAATTGGCGTGTGGCCGAGCTCAGGCACGTTTCACGATTTGCATGCGATGGCCGAAGGCGTCAGGCGCATGGCGGATGTGGTGGGCGTGGAACACGTCGGCTTGGGGACCGACATGCTCGGGTTTATTTCACCCCCGGTATTCACGAGCTACAGGCAGTTGCCCGATCTGGCCAGTGCGCTGTTGCTGGCCGGATTCTCGCAAGCGGAAGTTGGGGCGATTCTGGGTGGCAATTACCGGCGGGTATTCGAGGTGTCGGTGGGGTGA
- a CDS encoding hemolysin family protein gives MIQVVALIGALFLVALNGFFVAAEFGLVKLRQTRVQSLAAKHGMRGRLLAKVHGRLDAYLSACQLGITLASLGLGWIGEPAFAELLTPVFSLLGVESEKLIHGISLFFAFSCISFLHIVVGELAPKSLAIREAEKVSLWAATPLYGFYWAMYPAIWVLNSSANAVLKLAGLNGEHGHDSHYSTDELKLILRGRRANVATELGSPDGAYSQDEWNTIAHSLDFSRMTVSDLMRPSYEMVGLRRDLPLRENMQVVARHRFSRYPLFEDASGERVAGMIHLKDLLLARHAGSTLDDLSKYARPVQYVKPDMPALELFRRFRKGAPHFALVGHKNSKPIGFLTLDNLLGALVGQIHDEFRQGDADWTRMDDGTLMGKGSLPVVSLERALGIDIDEGRAESVGGLVIQALNDLPTEGQRIEFDRFDVVIKKMKGPRIVLVRVYPKTFDDEGG, from the coding sequence TTGATCCAGGTTGTCGCCCTTATCGGTGCATTGTTTCTCGTCGCCCTCAACGGTTTCTTTGTCGCCGCCGAATTTGGCCTGGTGAAGCTGCGGCAGACGCGCGTGCAGAGCCTCGCGGCCAAACACGGCATGCGGGGGCGTTTGCTGGCGAAGGTGCATGGCCGGCTCGACGCCTATCTGTCGGCCTGTCAGCTCGGTATTACGCTGGCGTCGCTCGGGCTCGGCTGGATCGGCGAGCCGGCGTTCGCGGAACTGCTCACGCCGGTCTTTAGCCTGCTTGGCGTGGAGTCGGAAAAGCTGATTCACGGCATCTCGCTGTTCTTCGCGTTCTCGTGCATATCGTTCCTGCATATCGTGGTGGGCGAACTGGCGCCGAAATCGCTGGCCATTCGTGAAGCGGAAAAGGTTTCGCTGTGGGCCGCCACGCCGCTGTACGGTTTCTACTGGGCGATGTATCCGGCGATCTGGGTGCTCAACTCCAGTGCCAACGCGGTGTTGAAACTTGCGGGCCTCAACGGAGAGCACGGCCACGATTCGCATTACTCGACCGACGAACTCAAGCTGATCCTGCGTGGCCGCCGCGCCAACGTCGCGACTGAACTCGGTTCACCGGATGGCGCCTACAGCCAGGACGAATGGAACACGATCGCGCATTCGCTGGATTTTTCTCGCATGACGGTGTCGGATCTGATGCGTCCGTCCTATGAAATGGTCGGCCTGCGGCGCGATTTGCCGTTGCGCGAAAACATGCAGGTGGTGGCGCGGCATCGTTTCAGCCGCTATCCGTTGTTCGAAGACGCGTCCGGCGAGCGCGTGGCCGGCATGATCCATTTGAAGGACTTGCTGCTGGCGCGGCACGCGGGCAGCACGCTCGACGACCTGTCCAAATACGCGCGCCCCGTGCAGTACGTCAAACCGGACATGCCGGCGCTCGAACTGTTTCGCCGCTTCCGCAAGGGTGCGCCGCATTTCGCGCTGGTGGGCCATAAGAACTCGAAGCCGATCGGCTTTCTCACGCTGGACAATCTGCTCGGCGCGCTGGTTGGGCAGATCCACGATGAATTCCGCCAGGGCGACGCCGACTGGACGCGCATGGACGACGGCACCTTGATGGGCAAGGGCAGCTTGCCGGTGGTCTCACTGGAACGTGCGCTTGGAATCGACATCGACGAAGGCCGGGCTGAATCGGTCGGCGGCCTTGTGATTCAGGCGCTCAACGATCTGCCTACCGAAGGGCAGCGGATCGAATTCGATCGCTTCGACGTGGTGATCAAGAAGATGAAGGGACCGCGCATCGTGCTGGTGCGCGTTTATCCGAAAACGTTCGACGATGAAGGCGGCTAG
- a CDS encoding sensor histidine kinase: MTTSSTGTTGAKPASSGLVVSERTARLRAETALFMRDHVLSLVSHDLRGPLNAIHSWAYVLERKLDANDPNSQRAVTGIRNGVDQQVKLLETIVDATRAETRSLALALAPFPLHPLLDETVEEVRSGLARARGVELTVESQLATEQLNGDRERLAAALWVMLTFAVEASPKGAAVTLAARADASRWYATVAFNQSAAALEDASVPHVLEAFALKQAREPREAKRIAWVFALCKRVAEAHGGSFEQSDAPEGETVTLALHVPLSASTST; the protein is encoded by the coding sequence GTGACAACGTCTTCCACCGGGACCACCGGCGCCAAGCCGGCTTCTTCCGGCCTCGTCGTCTCCGAACGCACCGCGCGTCTGCGCGCGGAGACTGCGCTGTTCATGCGCGATCACGTGCTGTCGCTTGTGTCACACGACCTGCGCGGTCCGCTGAACGCCATCCATAGCTGGGCGTACGTGCTCGAGCGCAAGCTCGATGCAAACGATCCCAATTCGCAGCGCGCCGTCACCGGAATTCGTAATGGCGTGGACCAGCAGGTGAAGCTGCTGGAGACGATTGTCGATGCCACGCGCGCTGAGACCCGATCACTGGCACTTGCTTTGGCGCCGTTTCCGCTGCATCCGCTACTCGATGAAACCGTGGAGGAAGTCCGCTCGGGGTTGGCTCGAGCGCGTGGCGTCGAGCTCACGGTCGAGTCGCAACTCGCTACCGAGCAGCTCAACGGCGACCGCGAGCGTCTCGCCGCCGCGCTGTGGGTGATGCTCACGTTTGCCGTCGAAGCGAGCCCAAAGGGTGCCGCAGTCACGCTGGCCGCGCGCGCGGACGCCTCCCGGTGGTACGCCACGGTCGCTTTCAATCAGAGCGCCGCCGCACTGGAGGATGCTTCGGTGCCCCATGTGCTTGAAGCTTTTGCCCTCAAACAGGCGCGTGAACCGCGCGAGGCCAAACGGATCGCGTGGGTGTTCGCGCTGTGTAAGCGCGTCGCGGAAGCACACGGCGGCAGTTTCGAGCAAAGCGACGCACCTGAGGGCGAAACTGTTACGCTCGCGCTGCATGTGCCACTGAGTGCATCGACCTCCACGTGA
- a CDS encoding FKBP-type peptidyl-prolyl cis-trans isomerase produces MSTVTTESGLKYEDIVEGTGAEAVAGKTVSVHYTGWLTDGQKFDSSKDRNDPFAFVLGGGMVIKGWDEGVQGMKVGGTRKLTIPPQLGYGVRGAGGVIPPNATLVFEVELLDV; encoded by the coding sequence ATGTCGACTGTGACTACCGAATCCGGCCTGAAATATGAAGACATCGTTGAAGGCACCGGCGCCGAAGCGGTTGCCGGCAAAACCGTCAGCGTGCACTACACGGGCTGGCTGACCGACGGTCAGAAGTTCGACTCGAGCAAGGACCGCAACGACCCGTTCGCGTTCGTGCTGGGCGGCGGCATGGTCATCAAGGGCTGGGATGAAGGCGTGCAAGGCATGAAGGTCGGCGGCACGCGCAAGCTGACGATTCCGCCGCAACTCGGCTACGGCGTACGTGGCGCGGGCGGCGTGATTCCGCCGAATGCCACGCTCGTGTTCGAAGTCGAACTGCTCGACGTCTAA
- a CDS encoding AraC family transcriptional regulator — translation MGHAAITAPSVSLRRYGTVEASDVHDFHQVVLGLDGAMVMAVDGVAQQIDAGSAWLIPAGARHDYAGIGENRQLVLDLPAASLAVPERLFDRARAVTVDASLTQLVHRIAGHATGGAQTNDLDARRFQWDAAARLGAALVADTGTMAGAQAYGAGLDFARIDRWLRAHLSEPLRIADLAAHCGFGMRRFHQLFIEAFGETPHRYLQRLRLDTSLGLLSDPRLSLSDITLEIGFGDQSAYTHAFTRRFGLAPGQWRSLRH, via the coding sequence ATGGGTCACGCCGCCATCACCGCACCTAGCGTTTCGCTGCGCCGTTACGGCACGGTCGAAGCGTCGGACGTGCACGATTTTCACCAGGTCGTGCTCGGGCTCGACGGCGCGATGGTGATGGCGGTAGACGGCGTCGCGCAACAGATCGACGCCGGTTCCGCCTGGCTTATTCCGGCCGGCGCGCGGCACGACTACGCGGGCATCGGCGAGAACCGGCAATTGGTGCTGGATCTGCCGGCCGCCTCGCTGGCCGTGCCGGAGCGTCTGTTCGACCGCGCGCGGGCGGTCACAGTGGATGCCTCGCTCACGCAGCTCGTGCATCGGATTGCGGGGCACGCCACAGGCGGCGCTCAGACCAACGATCTGGACGCCCGGCGTTTTCAATGGGATGCAGCCGCACGATTGGGCGCTGCGTTGGTGGCCGATACCGGCACCATGGCCGGAGCGCAGGCATACGGCGCCGGCCTCGACTTCGCGCGCATCGACCGCTGGCTGCGCGCCCATCTCTCGGAACCGCTGCGTATCGCCGACCTTGCCGCGCATTGCGGCTTCGGCATGCGGCGCTTCCATCAGCTTTTTATCGAAGCCTTCGGCGAAACGCCGCATCGCTATTTGCAGCGTCTGCGGCTCGATACGTCACTGGGTTTGCTGTCCGATCCACGCTTGTCGCTGAGCGATATCACGCTGGAAATCGGCTTTGGCGATCAGAGCGCCTACACCCACGCATTCACGCGGCGCTTCGGGCTGGCGCCCGGTCAATGGCGCTCGCTGCGTCATTGA
- a CDS encoding O-succinylhomoserine sulfhydrylase, with protein MDDSLNFDTLAIRSGTARSDFNEHSEAIFLTSSFVFASAADAAEKFKNSEDNYTYSRFTNPTVSMFQDRLAALEGGEACMATASGMAAIMSVVMSTLQAGDHLVSSQALFGSTLGMFSQIFSKFGITTTFVDPTNLDAWRNAVRPETKMFFLETPSNPLTEVADIEAISKIAKAANAVFVVDNCFCSPALQQPLKLGADVVMHSATKFLDGQGRVLGGALVGSKKFIMEKVFPFVRSAGPTLSAFNAWVLLKGMETLSLRVDKQSANALEIARWLETHPAVNRVFYPGLESHPQHALAMRQQKSGGAILSFELKGDTPEQMRANAWRVIDSTKICSITGNLGDTRTTITHPATTTHGRVTPEARAAAGISEGLIRLAVGLENAGDIRGDLERGLAG; from the coding sequence ATGGACGACTCCCTGAACTTCGACACGCTGGCGATCCGCTCGGGCACAGCGCGCAGCGACTTCAACGAACATTCGGAAGCGATTTTCCTGACGTCGAGCTTCGTCTTCGCGAGTGCCGCGGACGCCGCCGAAAAATTCAAGAATTCCGAAGACAACTACACCTACTCGCGCTTCACGAACCCGACGGTCTCGATGTTCCAGGACCGTCTGGCCGCGCTCGAAGGTGGTGAAGCGTGCATGGCCACGGCTTCGGGGATGGCGGCGATCATGTCGGTGGTGATGTCCACGCTGCAGGCCGGCGACCATCTGGTCAGCTCGCAGGCGCTGTTCGGCTCAACGCTCGGCATGTTCTCGCAGATCTTCAGCAAGTTCGGTATCACGACAACCTTTGTCGATCCGACTAATCTGGATGCATGGAGAAACGCCGTGCGCCCGGAAACGAAGATGTTCTTCCTCGAAACGCCGTCGAACCCGCTGACCGAAGTCGCGGACATCGAAGCAATCAGCAAGATCGCGAAGGCGGCCAATGCGGTTTTCGTGGTCGACAATTGTTTCTGCAGCCCGGCATTGCAGCAGCCGTTGAAATTAGGCGCCGATGTCGTCATGCATTCGGCCACCAAGTTCCTTGATGGCCAGGGGCGTGTGCTCGGCGGCGCGCTGGTGGGCTCGAAGAAGTTCATCATGGAAAAGGTGTTTCCGTTCGTGCGGAGTGCCGGGCCGACTCTGTCCGCATTCAATGCATGGGTGCTGCTCAAGGGCATGGAAACGCTGTCGCTGCGGGTCGACAAGCAGTCGGCGAATGCGCTCGAAATCGCGCGCTGGCTGGAAACGCATCCCGCCGTGAACCGGGTGTTCTATCCGGGGCTCGAGTCGCACCCGCAGCACGCGCTGGCCATGCGTCAGCAAAAGTCGGGCGGCGCAATTCTGTCGTTCGAATTGAAGGGCGATACGCCTGAGCAGATGCGCGCGAATGCCTGGCGCGTGATCGACAGCACGAAGATCTGCTCGATCACCGGCAATCTCGGCGACACGCGTACCACCATCACGCATCCGGCAACGACCACGCACGGTCGCGTAACGCCGGAAGCGCGTGCCGCGGCGGGGATCAGCGAAGGTCTGATCCGTCTTGCAGTAGGTCTGGAAAACGCCGGCGATATCCGCGGCGATCTGGAACGCGGTCTGGCGGGTTAA
- the purF gene encoding amidophosphoribosyltransferase produces MCGIVGVVSHSPVNQLIYDSLLLLQHRGQDAAGIATANGSNFHMHKANGMVRDVFRTRNMRSLPGTTGIGQVRYPTAGSASSEEEAQPFYVNAPFGIILAHNGNLTNWQQLKDEMFRIDRRHINTNSDTEVMLNVLAHELQLSSSSLQLDPAALFKAVSGVHRRVRGSYAIVSLIAGYGLLGFRDPFGIRPLCLGKQETPEGVEWILASESVAIEGIGFEFVRDIAPGEAIFIDLEGNLHSQQCATNPSLNPCIFELVYLARPDSVLDGVPVYNVRLRMGDYLAEKIKRELPDVAIDVVMPIPDSSRPAAMQVAKKLGVEYREGFFKNRYVGRTFIMPGQAMRKKSVRQKLNAMGIEFKGKNVLIVDDSIVRGTTSHEIVQMARDAGANKVIFASAAPPVKYPNVYGIDMPTRGELVAHGRTDDEVARMIGADYLVYQDVDALKQAVRDINPALKEFEASCFDGNYVTGDVTTEYLDRIETARLAPSSQSDRDAASEAAEGGPSRSQLHLQLSVG; encoded by the coding sequence ATGTGCGGCATCGTAGGCGTAGTTTCCCATTCTCCGGTCAATCAGCTGATCTATGACAGCCTGCTGCTTCTGCAGCACCGCGGTCAGGACGCCGCCGGCATCGCAACCGCGAACGGCAGCAATTTCCACATGCACAAGGCCAACGGCATGGTGCGCGACGTGTTCCGCACGCGCAACATGCGCAGCCTGCCCGGCACCACCGGGATCGGCCAGGTCCGTTACCCGACCGCCGGTTCTGCATCGAGCGAAGAAGAAGCCCAGCCGTTCTACGTGAACGCGCCGTTCGGCATCATCCTCGCGCACAACGGCAATCTGACCAACTGGCAGCAGCTGAAAGATGAGATGTTCCGCATCGATCGCCGCCATATCAACACCAACTCCGATACGGAAGTGATGCTCAACGTGCTCGCGCACGAATTGCAGCTTTCCAGTTCGAGCCTGCAACTCGATCCGGCCGCGCTGTTCAAGGCCGTGTCGGGCGTGCATCGCCGGGTGCGGGGTTCGTACGCGATCGTGTCGCTGATTGCCGGCTACGGCCTGCTCGGCTTCCGCGACCCGTTCGGGATTCGCCCGCTGTGCCTCGGCAAGCAGGAAACGCCGGAAGGCGTCGAGTGGATCCTGGCGTCGGAATCGGTCGCGATCGAAGGTATCGGTTTCGAATTCGTGCGTGATATTGCGCCGGGTGAAGCCATTTTCATCGACCTCGAGGGCAACCTGCACTCGCAGCAGTGCGCGACGAATCCGAGCCTGAACCCGTGCATTTTCGAACTCGTGTACCTCGCGCGTCCGGACTCGGTGCTCGACGGTGTGCCGGTCTACAACGTGCGTTTGCGCATGGGCGACTACCTCGCCGAGAAGATCAAGCGTGAATTGCCCGACGTCGCGATCGACGTGGTGATGCCGATTCCCGATTCGTCCCGTCCGGCCGCGATGCAGGTCGCCAAGAAGCTGGGCGTCGAGTACCGCGAAGGCTTCTTCAAGAACCGCTACGTGGGCCGCACCTTCATCATGCCGGGCCAGGCGATGCGCAAGAAGTCGGTGCGCCAGAAGCTCAACGCCATGGGCATCGAGTTCAAGGGCAAGAACGTGCTGATCGTCGACGATTCGATCGTGCGTGGCACCACCTCGCACGAAATCGTGCAGATGGCGCGCGATGCCGGCGCGAACAAGGTGATCTTCGCTTCGGCGGCGCCGCCGGTGAAGTACCCGAACGTCTACGGTATCGACATGCCCACGCGCGGCGAACTCGTCGCACATGGCCGCACGGACGACGAAGTCGCGCGCATGATCGGCGCGGACTACCTCGTTTATCAGGACGTCGACGCCCTGAAGCAGGCAGTGCGCGATATCAACCCGGCGCTGAAGGAATTCGAGGCCTCGTGCTTCGACGGCAATTACGTGACCGGCGATGTCACGACCGAGTACCTCGACCGCATCGAAACCGCGCGTCTCGCGCCGTCCTCGCAATCGGATCGCGACGCCGCAAGCGAAGCGGCCGAGGGCGGCCCGTCGCGTTCGCAACTGCATCTGCAATTGTCGGTCGGTTGA
- a CDS encoding CvpA family protein, with the protein MFTAFDYAVMAVIGLSALRGTWRGFLSEIFGLIGWIAAFFIACRFVGYVVPFIPATWPGGALTQWLLAFALVVIGVVLVASVLNALLSRIVQATGLSGVDRSLGLMFGLVRGVILVLILVALAGLTELPQQEFWRNALLRPYAVEGVHIMKPLLPETLAAYVHV; encoded by the coding sequence ATGTTCACCGCCTTCGACTACGCTGTAATGGCGGTGATCGGTTTGTCAGCCTTGCGCGGCACCTGGCGCGGGTTTTTGTCCGAGATATTTGGGCTGATCGGCTGGATCGCGGCGTTTTTCATTGCGTGCCGCTTCGTCGGGTACGTCGTGCCGTTTATCCCTGCCACGTGGCCGGGGGGCGCGCTGACCCAGTGGCTTCTGGCGTTCGCGCTGGTGGTGATCGGCGTGGTGCTGGTGGCAAGCGTGCTGAACGCGTTGCTGAGCCGCATTGTGCAGGCAACCGGCTTGAGTGGCGTGGACCGCTCGCTCGGTTTGATGTTCGGCCTCGTGCGCGGGGTCATTCTGGTGCTGATTCTGGTCGCCCTGGCAGGCTTGACCGAACTGCCCCAACAGGAATTCTGGCGCAACGCCTTGCTTCGGCCCTATGCGGTCGAGGGCGTGCACATAATGAAACCGCTGCTTCCCGAGACGCTCGCTGCCTACGTCCACGTGTGA
- a CDS encoding SPOR domain-containing protein, with protein MGIFSFGKKDDAPTRRGANTSSTRAARGERVERRTRRTERAVDADAMLLDPTLPEKQRARRRLVGAIALVVAAVVILPMVLDSHPKPVTDDISIDIPSRPAPKVAKTDEDTQAGVAPDNPAPDTALAASSLAPTTAATQGQSGAAKQQSAATSAAPAAKPAAKTQAPAVAANAAPAKPAKSTNTPAVQSVANAPAPGADSTNTAAASADANSGTPASPPGSRFAVQLGAFANDANARSWAAKLKAAGVPAYTEHRKQADGSTLTLLRAGPFADRAAASAAIAKVREAGLTSGANSGAAQ; from the coding sequence ATGGGAATTTTCTCGTTCGGCAAGAAAGACGACGCGCCCACCCGGCGCGGCGCAAATACCAGTTCCACTCGGGCCGCTCGTGGCGAGCGCGTGGAGCGGCGAACCCGCCGCACGGAGCGCGCCGTGGATGCCGATGCGATGCTGCTCGACCCCACGTTGCCGGAAAAGCAGCGTGCGCGGCGCAGGCTCGTCGGCGCGATCGCACTGGTCGTCGCGGCGGTGGTAATCCTGCCGATGGTGCTGGACTCGCATCCGAAGCCCGTTACGGACGACATCTCCATCGACATTCCAAGCCGTCCTGCGCCGAAGGTCGCCAAGACCGACGAAGATACGCAGGCCGGCGTAGCCCCGGACAACCCGGCGCCTGATACGGCACTTGCCGCTTCCAGCCTGGCGCCGACAACGGCAGCCACGCAAGGCCAGTCCGGCGCGGCGAAACAGCAGAGCGCAGCTACCAGCGCCGCGCCTGCCGCCAAGCCGGCTGCGAAAACGCAGGCACCGGCCGTCGCCGCCAACGCGGCGCCCGCCAAGCCGGCTAAATCGACCAACACGCCCGCCGTGCAAAGCGTGGCGAACGCGCCAGCACCGGGCGCGGACAGCACGAATACCGCCGCCGCAAGCGCCGACGCCAATTCCGGCACGCCGGCCTCGCCGCCAGGCAGCCGTTTTGCCGTCCAGCTCGGCGCGTTTGCGAACGACGCTAACGCGCGTAGCTGGGCCGCCAAGTTGAAAGCGGCCGGCGTGCCCGCATATACCGAACATCGGAAACAGGCCGACGGCTCGACACTCACGCTATTGCGCGCCGGTCCGTTCGCCGATCGTGCAGCGGCTTCCGCTGCGATTGCGAAGGTTCGCGAGGCCGGCCTGACGTCGGGCGCGAACAGCGGCGCCGCACAGTAA
- the folC gene encoding bifunctional tetrahydrofolate synthase/dihydrofolate synthase, giving the protein MTTFPTLDAWLTHLESAHPVGIDMGLGRITQVRDAMKLSFECPIITVGGTNGKGSTCAILESILLRAGFTVGCHTSPHLLSFNERARVNGEMASDADLLPHFEAVEAARLSLAEPVTLTYFEFTTLAIMSLFASRGLDAVIFEVGLGGRLDAVNILDADCAIVTSIDIDHTEYLGDTREKIAFEKAGIFRPGKPAICADPVPPQTLIDHAEKIGAELWLFGRDFRYEGQAGSERQQWSYVGPTMRRSALAYPALRGANQLINTSAALAALEALRDRLPVSAQDIRLGLANVELPGRFQVLPGKPAVVLDVGHNPHAAAVLAQNLGNMGFFPYTYAVFGAMRDKDIAGVLTHLKGEIDHWCVTDLPTPRAASAEELEAALREQGASDGNDSSVTRYATPAEAFQDALKRASENDRIVVFGSFYTVAGVMAYRKSQQH; this is encoded by the coding sequence ATGACCACATTCCCCACCCTCGACGCGTGGCTCACGCACCTTGAATCCGCGCATCCTGTCGGCATCGACATGGGATTGGGCCGTATCACGCAGGTACGCGACGCGATGAAGTTGTCGTTTGAGTGCCCGATCATCACGGTCGGCGGCACCAACGGCAAGGGCTCGACCTGCGCGATTCTCGAATCGATTTTGCTGCGCGCGGGTTTCACGGTCGGCTGCCACACGTCGCCGCATTTGCTGTCATTCAACGAGCGGGCGCGCGTGAATGGTGAAATGGCGAGCGACGCAGACCTGCTGCCGCATTTCGAAGCCGTCGAAGCCGCACGCCTGAGCCTCGCCGAACCGGTCACGCTGACCTACTTCGAATTCACGACGCTGGCGATCATGAGTCTGTTTGCCTCGCGTGGATTGGATGCGGTCATTTTCGAAGTCGGCCTGGGTGGCCGCCTCGACGCGGTCAATATCCTCGACGCGGATTGCGCGATCGTTACCAGCATCGATATCGACCACACCGAATATCTCGGCGACACGCGCGAGAAGATCGCCTTCGAAAAAGCCGGTATTTTCCGTCCGGGCAAGCCGGCGATCTGCGCCGATCCGGTGCCGCCGCAAACCCTGATCGATCATGCCGAGAAGATTGGCGCCGAACTGTGGCTATTTGGCCGCGATTTCCGCTACGAAGGGCAGGCGGGCAGCGAACGCCAGCAATGGAGCTACGTAGGACCGACTATGCGCCGTTCGGCGCTCGCCTACCCGGCGTTGCGCGGCGCGAATCAGCTAATCAACACATCGGCTGCGCTGGCCGCTCTTGAAGCGCTGCGCGACCGTTTGCCGGTGTCGGCGCAGGACATCCGGCTCGGCCTCGCCAACGTCGAATTGCCGGGGCGCTTCCAGGTCCTGCCCGGCAAACCCGCCGTGGTGCTCGACGTGGGCCACAATCCTCACGCTGCGGCGGTTTTGGCGCAGAACCTCGGCAATATGGGCTTTTTTCCGTACACCTACGCCGTGTTCGGCGCGATGCGCGATAAGGACATTGCCGGCGTACTGACACATCTGAAAGGCGAAATCGACCACTGGTGCGTGACCGATTTGCCGACCCCGCGTGCGGCTTCGGCGGAAGAACTCGAAGCGGCTTTGCGCGAGCAGGGCGCGAGCGACGGCAACGACAGCAGCGTGACGCGCTACGCAACACCGGCGGAGGCATTCCAAGACGCGCTAAAACGAGCGTCAGAGAATGATAGAATCGTGGTTTTCGGCAGTTTCTATACGGTAGCAGGCGTTATGGCCTACCGTAAATCGCAGCAACACTGA